The proteins below come from a single Paramormyrops kingsleyae isolate MSU_618 chromosome 25, PKINGS_0.4, whole genome shotgun sequence genomic window:
- the LOC140583075 gene encoding uncharacterized protein — protein sequence METPAKKMRMDTDVVSGYIHSISALKFTTKNRGFFNAVLQTGREEFHDVTIFSPRKRALFSQASDNGTAIRLTHVRKALSFKGTSDFDVMGNQLTELSVTKVTFPFRKPAAPVRQTLVDVTALPAGKKVPLVKAKVVAASLQKTVSIRGSDKEVKRFTVFDGTAQMSLCVWERLIHDVEVDSSYVFTELSTRVFEGKVELTTTVESMIEKICDLDVGDADAVQEEESVVTVKASICGAEIKASLKCALCGSRQDTWDSQSRFARCQSCRMLQKSGAFSKVLRGTLKVKNDDGADYTLTVGHCTLVDYLKRRNITSLMDKEEAIEEHLLFEECLQFSFDDECNVSSIVDIADSAVPSSS from the exons ATGGAGACTCCAGCGAAGAAAATGAGGATGGACACAGACGTAGTCAGTGGCTATATCCACTCTATCTCAGCATTAAAATTCACCACTAAAAACAgaggtttttttaatgctgtactACAGACTGGACGTGAAGAATTTCACGATGTGACCATCTTCAGTCCGAGAAAGCGTGCGCTGTTCAGCCAAGCTTCAGATAATGGCACGGCAATACGCCTGACACATGTCAGAAAGGCTTTGA gttTTAAAGGCACGTCTGACTTCGACGTGATGGGGAACCAGTTGACCGAGCTGTCTGTAACGAAGGTGACGTTTCCTTTTCGGAAACCTGCAGCACCCGTTAGGCAGACACTGGTTGATGTCACAGCTCTGCCGGCAGGCAAGAAG GTGCCTTTGGTGAAAGCCAAGGTCGTGGCAGCGTCATTGCAGAAAACTGTAAGCATTAGAGGCAGCGACAAAGaggtgaagagattcacagTCTTTGATGGAACTGCCCAGATGAGTCTTTGCGTTTGGGAGAGACTGATCCATGACGTGGAGGTTGACTCATCTTACGTCTTTACGGAGCTTTCGACTAGAGTTTTTGAAGGGAAAGTGGAACTAACAACAACCGTAGAGAGCATGATTGAGAAGATCTGCGATTTGgatgtgggagacgcggacgctGTACAAGAAGAGGAATCGGTTGTGACGGTGAAGGCTTCCATATGTGGAGCTGAGATTAAGGCAAGCCTgaagtgtgccctgtgtggaAGCCGGCAGGATACTTGGGACAGCCAGAGCAGGTTTGCACGATGCCAGAGCTGCAGGATGCTGCAGAAATCGGGggcattttcaaaagtattacgcggaactttaaaagtgaaaaatgatgaCGGCGCAGATTATACATTGACTGTCGGACACTGTACTCTGGTGGACTATTTAAAACGACGGAATATAACATCATTAATGGACAAAGAGGAAGCTATTGAAGAGCATCTTCTTTTTGAGGAATGCCTTCAGTTCTCTTTTGACGACGAATGCAACGTTTCTTCTATTGTAGACATTGCAGATAGCGCAGTCCCTTCGTCTAGCTAG
- the LOC140582769 gene encoding uncharacterized protein — protein MPRTKASRRSAAAKKRLLDRQRAPDSFDVAMTDDGVNPFPPSRNTKTAMTVTNRTSHNQRTDPAAAAVHVVAMTDDGVNPFPPSRNTKTAMTVTFLTSHDQQPEQAAQQRPVSVMAMTDDGVNPFPPSRNTKTAMTVTFPTSHDHRVPALGAICRTVDEFCMPFLDKDKARTDEVLQPPHKRKAAKWTDPKSEPECEPACELETKLETKLETELETELESELELRNTLAVPNYYPTVDQQQHVNPVTICVSPHFPQARAVRGSFHQGHPRFGVNSNKQCVANSLIAIVTCKVKNVLTWSVTDIDQVLLKGDDLYTTIRDARRIGDASGYLLVRDLPTEYTLNGDKYEINYHDDMFVGLFGVSEYGDMGDIFMSADAAVRRVFSQYDACLFTLKVNTCAIIKQGSWYVVIDSHSRRGDGASDASGRSILVCHSTIDSLLDHVDTLGLSLDATGEQFEITAVSVTSRSILHQHPDGNCPATSVNQLTSMSGHPDGKSSVTSVNQRTNISDHPDDNSSVTRVQQFARMSDSQYGVVRPNVTHGTDPEVDVRVNNEGDVVFISELRSEQFLFSPLTIQQQRRLSCKLGVVYIDHGHVNMDAEFPMGDPCRMVPITGDGNCFFRSLAFAITGNEKEHRKIRCAIVAHILRNESRYVACLRDGHSSVTEYVTASRMKYVGTWASEVEIQAAADLLGVDIFTYSDNKWLKYSTCIGSDQRGIYLKHCNESHYEVVICVKGHDTEGCATQCSEIDNTPSEMASSRRKLEREKRRYEVSMVYKEEQLERSIKRYREDEVYREHVKQSSISKYATDMGHRKYVQQSSVSKYATDDRHQQRVKQLSVSKYATDVEHQQRVKQSSVRKYATNVEHQQCVKQSSVRKYATNVEHQQRVKQSSVDKMVFMVL, from the coding sequence ATGCCTCGCACAAAGGCTTCCCGGCGTTCCgcagcagcgaagaagaggctGTTGGACCGGCAGCGAGCTCCTGATAGTTTTGAtgtggctatgactgatgacggggttaacccGTTTCCCCCCTCTCGGAATACCAAAACGGCGATGACTGTGACTAATCGGACGAGCCACAACCAACGGACTgaccccgctgctgctgccgtccatgtcgtggctatgactgatgacggggttaacccGTTTCCCCCCTCTCGGAATACCAAAACGGCGATGACTGTGACTTTCCTGACGAGCCACGACCAACAACCTGAGCAGGCCGCACAGCAGCGGCCTGTGTCCGTcatggctatgactgatgacggggttaacccgttccccccctctcggaataccaaaacggcgatgactgtgacttttccgacgagccatgaccaccgggttcccgccctgggtgccatttgtaGGACCGTCGACGAGTTCTGTATGCCTTTTCTTGATAAAGATAAGGCAAGGACGGACGAGGTACTGCAGCCCCCTCATAAAAGAAAGGCTGCAAAGTGGACTGACCCCAAAAGTGAACCAGAATGTGAACCAGCATGCGAACTTGAAACAAAACTTGAAACAAAACTTGAAACAGAACTTGAAACAGAACTTGAAAGTGAACTTGAACTGAGAAATACCCTGGCAGTGCCAAACTATTACCCAACCGTGGATCAACAACAGCATGTGAACCCTGTAACTATCTGTGTAtctcctcattttcctcaggcacgTGCAGTGAGAGGCTCATTCCATCAAGGACACCCACGATTTGGAGTCAACAGTAACAAGCAATGTGTTGCTAATAGTTTGATTGCTATAGTAACGTGTAAGGTAAAGAATGTTTTAACCTGGTCAGTCACAGACATtgatcaagtgctgctgaaAGGAGATGACCTCTACACTACCATCAGAGATGCTAGGAGAATTGGAGATGCTTCTGGGTATCTGTTAGTTAGAGATCTACCAACAGAGTACACATTGAATGgtgataaatatgaaataaactaccatgatgacatgtttgttggcttGTTTGGTGTCAGTGAATATGGAGATATGGGTGACATTTTCATGTCAGCTGATGCAGCGGTAAGAAGAGTATTCTCACAGTATGATGCGTGTCTTTTTACTCttaaagtaaatacatgtgccatcattaagcaagggtcatggtatgtggtgatcgactcccattcccgacgaggagatggagcaagCGACGCATCAGGCAGAAGTATATTGGTGTGCCACTCTACCATAGATTCTTTGCTAGACCATGTGGATACCCTAGGACTATCTTTAGATGCAAcaggggaacagtttgagattacagctgtgagtgtgactaGTCGAAGCATCCTGCACCAGCATCCAGATGGCAACTGCCCAGCCACCAGCGTCAACCAGCTTACCAGCATGTCAGGCCATCCAGACGGTAAGTCCTCAGTCACCAGTGTCAACCAGCGTACCAACATATCAGACCATCCAGACGACAACTCCTCAGTGACCAGAGTCCAGCAGTTTGCCAGAATGTCAGACAGCCAATATGGTGTGGTAAGGCCAAATGTGACACATGGTACAGACCCTGAGGTTGATGTCCGTGTGAACAATGAAGGTGATGtagtttttatcagtgagctacGCAGTGAGCAGTTTCTGTTCAGTCCTTTGACAATCCAGCAGCAAAGAAGGCTTTCCTGTAAGCTTGGTGTGGTGTACATTGATCATGGCCATGTAAACATGGATGCAGAGTTTCCAATGGGTGATCCTTGCAGAATGGTGCCAATCACTGGTGATGGCaactgctttttcagatctctggcttttgctattactggaaatgagaaagaacacaggaaaattagGTGTGCTATTGTTGCTCACATACTAAGAAATGAATCCAGGTATGTTGCTTGTCTTAGAGATGGTCACTCTTCTGTCACTGAGTATGTCACTGCATCACGGATGAAATATGTTGGTACTTGGGCATCTGAGGTAGAGATTCAAGCTGCCGCTGATCTGCTTGGTGTGGATATTTTCACATACTCTGACAACAAATGGTTGAAGTACTCCACATGTATTGGTTCTGATCAGAGAGGTATatacctgaaacattgtaatgagtcacaTTATGAGGTTGTAATTTGTGTGAAAGGGCATGACACTGAGGGTTGTGCAACACAATGCTCTGAAATCGATAACACACCATCTGAAATGGCATCAAGTCGACGAAAACTTGAACGAGAAAAAAGACGGTATGAAGTAAGTATGGtgtacaaggaggaacaacttgagagAAGCATAAAGCGCTACCGTGAGGATGAAGTGTACAGAGAACATGTTAAACAGTCAAGTATAAGtaagtatgcaacagatatGGGGCACCGCAAATATgtacagcagtcaagtgtgagcAAATATGCAACAGATGATAGACACCAGCAACGTGTAAAGCAGTtgagtgtgagcaagtatgcgacagacgttgaacaccagcaacgtg